DNA from Ruminococcaceae bacterium KH2T8:
TATCCTCCTTATTTCGCTACAATAATATACGCAAAAACCGGGAAGGAGTTGCAGTCCGAAAACAAATTAAACCGAACGGGCCGCCCCCGTTACAAGGAGACGACCCGTTTTCCATATCTATCCTTATTATCGTTATTTGACTCAGACGACCGTTACCGTACCCTGCCAGATCAGGCATCCGCCCGGCTCGTAAAAACTTACGATCAGGTCACCGTTCCAGTTACCTTCGCCTACTCCGCTCTGCGATACTCTGATATCGATGGTATCACCGAAGGACTCGACTATCTCTCCGTCATGCTCGACTGTCGCATAAAATCCGGTAAAGTCAGGATCGGAGATCTCGGTATTGTAGGTCAAGGCCACACTGAAGTACTCTTTGTCCGCAGAGATGGAACCGACGTTTGTATCAAAATCGAATTCATCCGTGAAACCCATGCTCTCACCATAGAACTCGATATCATTATCCTCGTAGCGGATCAGCACTCTGTAGGAAGGATCATAGTCCATCTCACGAAAGTCACCGATGATCTCAAGATTATAAAAGTTATCACGCTCGACGGCATATACCTCGTATCCGGTTATTGCCTGACCGATCGAGATGAACCTCGCAGATGTAAATTCCAGTGCTTCACCGATGACTTCTTCCGTATCGGTAACTTTCCATCCGTCATCTGTTTCACTGAACTCGATAGTGACATCCGTCTTTGTCTTCTGAGCATCGCTTACTGCATCTGTCAGCTGATCGATATCTGTAATATCGACATCGTCTATGAGTTCTTCATAGTCGCAATACTCGAAAGTCACCGTTACTTCGGCCGTGCCCTTCTTCTCATTTACGGAGACTGAATCCTTATCGATCTCATAGTCGAGAGTATCTGCGATCGCGGAAACGAACTGTGCCGACTCTTCGGTATATACATCACCTTTTCTGATGGTGAGTTCTCTTTCGAGATCTGATCTTCTGTCTTCAAGATCCTCCGACAGCTCGATCATGGCATCAACATCAAGGCACACGACTGCATTACAATATTCGACTGCGAGCTCGTTTATCTCTTTTTCCGTATGGCTCTTGGCGCATCCCGCTGCCTGAGCCGCTAACACTCCTGCCAAAACAACACAGGTGATCTTTCTTATATTGCTGTTCATCTATATCTGCTCCCTTATTCCATTTAGTCTGATCAGTCTACCGTTACTGTGTAGAAGTCGTATTCAACGCCTTCCGGATTGTAGAAAGTAAATGTGTAGACACCTGCTTCGATAAGTCCAGTTGAATCAGCATATACATATGCACAGATATCATCATTTACCGTTTCATAAACTGCACCGTCATGCTCGATGACTACGGAATATCCCGTAAAGTCAATCTCAACATCGGAAGATGTATGAGCCTGATAGAAACCGAAGCTCTCCTGATTTGTATATGCACGAGCTGTATGTGCATCGTAGTCGATATCAACAAGTCCGATATATGTTGCGGAACCTAAGAGCAGGTCATCTGTTGATGAAGTATCAGCAACTGAAGAACCGGATGAAGATGAAGTATCAACGTTCGTATCAGGCTCATCATATGTGTCAGGCTCATCGGAACCTACTATTGTTGCATCGGGAGCCAAAGCTGCGATGATCATGAAATCATATACCTCATCGAATACATCTTCCGAATTCTCGATAAGCCAGCCGTCATCTGTCTGCTCGAGCTCGATCGTGAGATCATATTCAGTTGTTGCTCCGTCCTCGATCATATCAACGAGCTCATCGATATCTGTTGTGTCATAAGATGCCGTGTAATCTGCTACGGTAAACTTTACATCGACCTCAGCCGTTCCCTTATCCTCATTTACCTTGAGGGAATCCTCATCGATCTCATATTCGATCGTACCTGCGATAGTCTCAAGGATCGTTGCAACATCAGAGCTGTACGTATCGTTATGCTTAAAGTCGAATGTCTCTTCGAGATCGTCCTTATTCTCTTCGAACTTATCATCAGATGAGAGCTCTGCGAGAACATCGACATCCTGATCTGCGAGCGCGTTGCAATATGTTTCGACTACTTCCATTACATCCTTCTCGGGATCTGCCTTTGATGTATCGATAACTTCCTGGATAGCGGAGCATCCTGTCATGGACATCAAAACTGTACCTGCGATCATTGCACTTGCTGTTCTTCTTACGAATCTTTTCATTATCTTTTCTCCTATTCTCGCGACGGTTCATCCATCGCACAAGTAGGATTATACATATGAAAGAAACTCGGATTGGGGACTATTCTTTAACGGTTGATTAATCCGCGCGAAGTTTTTTAACAGATATTCACAAACTCGATGCAACCAAATGGATTTTCTTGCGTTATATGACCGCAAACGCAATGTTAACGGGCATTAACCGATTGTGACCACTTCGCGAAAAAGATCGTTCCCGAACAAAAATGTCGCCTCCCGATCACTCGAAAGGCGACTCTCTGAACAAATCAGTTTTTCCGTTGATTCAGCTAACAATGATCATGCCGGACCAGTATGCATTTCCGTAAGGATCGTAGAATGTAAAAGTATAATTTCCTGCTTCTACGGTGCCGTCAGCATCTGTGTATACTGCCAGATAAACTTCATCATAGATTTCGGCAACGATCTCTCCGTTAAGCTCTGCTGTTGCATAAAAGCCTGTGAAATCCGGATCCCCGTCCGTTGTGAGATATGTCATGCTGACACAGATATAGTAATCCGGTGTAGTATCCGAATATGCGATATTATTATCTTCATCTACTGTGTCACATCCGAGAAATGAGGCACCTACGATACCATATTGCTCCATAAGATCATCATCTACCGTACCTGCGCCAATTGCCAAAAATGCAAGATCATCAGCTCTTCCGAGAAAATCATATACATCTTCGAGCACATCAACAGAATCAACGACGAACCATTCCTCATCTTCTTTTACGAACTCCAGTGTGATCTCGATCTCAATCGTATCTGCGGAGCTTACCGAATCGATAAGTTCATCCTTATCATCATAGTCTTCGTCAAGGATCTTATCTACATCAGCTACGGTAAAGATAACATCGATCGAGCCTTTACAGTCCTTGGCGCTTGCCTTGACAGACTCCTCATCGATCTCGTAAGTCAGCGTGTCGGCAACTTCCGACATAAACTCTGCAGCAGCTTCGGTATAGATCTCACCTGTGCTGAAGTCGAATGCCGCTTCGGCATTTTCCTTATTCTTCTTGAGTCCGTCTTCAGAAAGCTCGGCAATGTCATCCACATCACGTGAGATCACCGCGTCACAGTACGCTTTTGCGGCCTCTTTAACTTCATCCTTGGATTTGTCAAATAATGAGCATCCTGCCGAACCGATGAGCACCGTGCCTGCAAGCACTGTGCATGCCGTCCTTGTTACATTCTTTTTCATATCTATCCCTCCTGTCCGTGTTCATTTTCCGAACACATTATGAGGATTATATATATGGCTATATAGCAGATTGCGGAAAAATAATGAATAATTTATAAATTCGATAAAACCGTTATAGTTCTATGCTCCCAAGCACCTTTGAGATACTCTCATGGAATACGAGTTCCGCCATCCTGTCAGCAGGAGTAGGATCGCGGTTTATGATCACGAGATGCTTTCCTCTGAAGTCCATTGCAAGAGATGCCGCGGGATTTACAACGAGCGATGTGCCTCCGACGATAAGGCAGTCCGCATTATGAACGAGATTAATGGCATTCCTCCATGCTTCGGTAGGAAGTGATTCGCCGTACAAAGTAACATCAGGTCTTATTACACCGCCGCAGATCTTGCACTTGGGGATATCTCCTTCTGCCGTAAAGATGGCATCTGCAGGATATTTCTTATGACAGCGCTTACAGTAATTACGAAGCGTCGAGCCGTGAACTTCCTGTACATTCACGCTTCCCGCCTTCTGGTGAAGTCCGTCGATGTTCTGCGTTATGACGCCATCGAGCTTTCCTGCCTTCTCCATCTCGGCAAGCTTCTTATGAGCTGCATTGGGCTCGATACCTTCTACGTTCAGTTTCTGGCGATAGAACTCAAAGAATACCTTGGGCTCATAGTCTAAGCAGTCTATAGATAAGAGATATTCGGGAGTATATCTTTCGAACTGGACATCACGGTTATTGTAAAGACCGTCCTTTGATCTGAAGTCCGGGATACCGCTCTCGGTACTTACGCCCGCACCTCCGAAGAATACGATGTGCTCGCTGTCCTGAATTACCTTATTAAGTTCTTCGTATGTGCTCATGGTATCCGTCCTCCTTATATTAATATTCTACAACTAAAAAGACGTCTCTGCCCGATAAAGGACAAAGACGTCTTTGGATATTTTGTTTTATTAGGATCAGCCGTTGAATCTCTTCTGCTGGCTTGCGATGAGCTCGCTGTCCTCAAAGTAGTTGATCCTCATTGCTGCCTTAACTTCCTTCAGTGTCTGTGCAGCTTCAGCTCTTGCTACTTCGGTACCCTTCTTTAAGATCTCGTATACGGCAGGGATATCTTTCTGGTATTCTGCTCTTCTTGCTCTTATGGGAGCGAGCTCTTCTTCAAGGACATTTATAAGAAGTCTCTTGACCTTAACATCACCGAGACCGCCCCTCTGATAGTGCTCCTTCATCTCGTCGAGATTCTTATAGTCAGGAGCATATTCAGCGAAATGCTCATCCTTGGCAAAAGCATCAAGGTATGTGAATACAGTGTTGCCCTCGAGGGATCCGGGATCTTCAACTCTTAAGTGATTGGGATCCGTGAACATGCTCATTACCTTCTTCTTAACATCCTCGGGAGTATCGGAGAGGTAGATGCAGTTACCTAAGGACTTACTCATCTTAGCCTTACCGTCAGTACCGGGAAGACGTGAGCATACTGCATTATTAGGCAGGAGCGCATTGGGCTCGACAAGTACTTCACCGTATGTGGAGTTGAACTTACGAACGATCTCGCGAGCCTGCTCGATCATGGGAAGCTGATCCTCACCTACGGGAACCGTAGTAGCCTTGAACGCCGTGATATCCGAAGTCTGGCTTATGGGATAAGTCAAGAAGCCGACGGGAATGCTCGTCTCAAAGTTACGAAGCTGGATCTCCGTCTTTACGGTAGGATTTCGCTCGAGCCTTGAAAGAGTAACAAGGTTCATGTAGTAGAACGAAAGCTCCGTGAGCTCTGCTACTTCTGACTGGATGAAGATATTGGACTTCTCGGGATCAAGACCTGCAGAGAGGTAATCGAGAGCAACCTCGATGATATTGTCCCTGATCTTGTCCGGGTTATCGAAATTATCCGTCAATGCCTGAGCATCGGCGATCATTATGAATATCTTCTCGAACTCTCCGGAATTTTGAAGTTCAACTCTTCTTCTCAATGAACCTACATAATGTCCCAGGTGAAGTCTTCCTGTAGGACGGTCTCCGGTAAGTATGATCTTTCCCATTTAAAATGTGCCTCCGTTAACAAACAACTTCGTCTATTATATCAGACCTTCGCAACTACTGCGTAGAAGATTAAGTCTTCGTTGCCTGTATTTATGAGGCTGTGAGATCTGCCCTTGGCACAAAGATGTGCTTCACCGGGATTTGCGGGACACTCGCCGTCATCATTCTTCACAGTTCCGTGGCCTGAGAGGATAAAGATGATCTCCTCATCTTCCTCATGTGTGTGATATCCGATGGAAGCGCCGGGTACGAGGCGTCCCTTCATTACCTTATTTGTATCGTCCGTGTACATCTTAACGTTATAAGCGATCTCGCCGCCCTTAAAGTTAGGAATGCACTGTTCTTCCATTGTATTAAGATCTATGAGCATAGTATTCTTCTCCTTTGTGATTTGCTTCTAAGATTATCCTCGATGATAGGCGATCATGCAAGGTCATTAAGATCATATGCGTGCGTATATGCCTTATTTCCCTTTTCATCAATTACCGAAAAGTATACATAGGGTGCGTCATTGGGGATCGCGAACTTCGCTTTCTTTACTGTGCCGCCCTTTTTGTCGTAGACGGTCTTCGCGTACTTGGGAGTCATATGCATCGTGATCCTCTTAGCTTCGGAGCACTCCAAGATGAACTGACCGTCCTCGACGCCAAGCGACTTTATCGCAGGACCCGTGCTCGCATAGATACTTCCCTTCTCCATTGCTTCGATTATGCTTCCGTACTCGAGCTTATCCGCCTCGATCATGGTCCATGCGCCGAAGGAATCGCACATCGGATCCTCGAAAGCCTTCTTATTGTGATTATCGTCAGCTCCGTGACAGAACATCTTCCTGCCGTGACGAAGCAGCATGTCATAAACGGGCATATTCTCGGCGTAGCCGCTGGTCTTCATGGATGATGTATTAAAGATCTCCATGCTCCAGAAACCTTTGAGCTTCATGATATCCTTGGTCTCCTGCATCGACCAGCACGGGTGATTGAGACTTACGAGATATCCGTTCTCGCGTGCTGCATCAATGAACTTCTGGATATACATCCACGTGAACTTTCTGGGACCGATATTGCCCTTATGCGGCGCTGTCAGTGCCTTGGGGAGCGGCATATATTTACAGTAAAAAGGATCATAAGCGATTATCGCCGTGTTATCCTTATCTTTCGCAAAGAGATTAATGTGGATCTCAGGCTTGAACCTGTCGAACCTGCAGATCTTCGAAGGCCTTATATATGCTTCGTAACCCGTGATCAGGAGAAAGTCATCGGTCGTAAGATCGTTATGAGCAGCGGGATACTCGTGATCCGTTATCGCAAGGATATCGTATCCGTGATCCTTATAGGCTTTAACGAGTTCCTTATCGGTGAGCTTTCCGTCCGACAGAGTCGAATGGCTGTGAAGATTTGCTTTATATTGTTTTCTCTTAGGATCAATGAGCCATCTAGTCATACTGATCAGATCTCATCTAACGGTCTGAACCTGTAGTAGGCTCCGCCGGGCTCCATACCGCCTCTTGTCTCTGCGATCTCGCTCATAGTAACGAGCTGATAGCCCTGATTAGTAAGTTCGGGGATGACCGTGAGCATAGCCTCAGCCGTAGACTCATAGATATCGTGCATAAGTACGATATCACCGTCATAAACGTCATTAAGGATATTATCGATAGTGCTCTGAGTATCTCTTGTCTCCCAGTCCTGAGTATCGATATTCCAAAGAACAAGGGGAACATTAGCAACTGCTCTGGTAGTATCATTAAAAGCTCCGTAAGGAGGTCTTATTACAGTCGTAGGGTGACCTGTATAAAGCTCGACGAGCTTATCGACCGAAGCGAGCTGACCTGCAACACCCATTCTGTCGAGTGTCGTAAGATTAGCATGTCCCTGCGTATGATTACCTATCTCACATCCGATATAATCCGCACGTGCTATCTGGTCCGGATATTCTACTGCGTTATAACCTACTACAAAGAATGTAGCTCTCTGTCCGTACTGCTCTAGGCAATCAAGGATAGTGTCGGTATATTCTGAAGGACCGTCATCGAAAGTAAGAGCGATCATGGGAGCATCGGGATCATAGAACCTGCCGTCACCATATTCACCTTTTGTTACTTCATACCTATCACAGAGTGCCTCAAAACCGTGTGTTCCGACGAACCACTCAAATACATCTTCTCTTGTTACGTCATCAAGTCGTCCCATAAAGAGGAATGTAGGAAATCCGGAAACGGATGTAAGATCATAGCCTGCTGCAGCTTTCATTGATTCTATATACTGAGAATCTTCCCTGTTTGCATAAAAACCTTCACTGCTGAATACGATCCTGTGGGCTGCCTCGATACCCGTGATCTCACCGGCTGCAAGAGCAGTCTTGATATTAGTTACCTTATCGGTATCAGGAACTTCACCTGCGATCGATGTATATAGCTCATCAACAAAACCGTCGGTAACGGGAGTCTGATTATTATTTCCTAATCCGTCAGCATTAATAAAGCCGCCCTTATAAAAGAACAGCGAAAGACCGGCTGCAAGGATCACAGCCGAAAAGAATACCAATAACCTGTATTTGAACTTTCCCGAATTTTCCATAGTCATATAATGCCATATATATGACGAAGTAACATAACGATTTGTTGACAAAAATAGTAGGTGATATGAAAAAGTAGTTGAACTATATCAACAATTCCGTGCAACAAAAAAGCACCAGAATACTGGTGCTTCGTTGGCTCCTCAAACAGGACTCGAACCTGTGACATTTCGGTTAACAGCCGAACGCTCTACCGACTGAGCTATTGAGGAATAAAAAAACCGGCAGCAACCTATCTTTCCGGACCGTCTCCAGTCAAGTATTTTCGGCACAAGTGAGCTTAACTTCTGTGTTCGGGATGGGAACAGGTGTGGCCTCACAGTAATCACCACCGGTATGGTTGAGAGTTTGTACCCTCAGGACTGCATAAGAAAGAGTAAAACAAAACTGTGTTTTGAATGTTAGACAATTGAACATAACTTGTGGTCAAGTCCTCGGGCGTTAGTACCGGTCAGCTGAACATATTTCTATGCTTACACACCCGGCCTATCAACTGGTAGTCTGCCAGTGCCCTTACCAAAAAGAGGGAAATCTCATCTTGAAGCTGGCTTCACACTTAGATGCCTTCAGCGTTTATCCAATCCAAACATAGCTACCCAGCTGTGCCACTGGCGTGACAACTGGTACACCAGAGGTTTGTCCATCCCGGTCCTCTCGTACTAAGGACAGCACTCCTCAAATTTCCTACGCCCACGATAGATAGAGACCGAACTGTCTCACGACGTTCTGAACCCAGCTCGCGTACCACTTTAATCGGCGAACAGCCGAACCCTTGGGACCTAATTCAGCCCCAGGATGTGATGAGCCGACATCGAGGTGCCAAACCTCCCCGTCGATGTGAACTCTTGGGGGAGATCAGCCTGTTATCCCCAGGGTAACTTTTATCCGTTGAGCGACGGCAATTCCACATTCTACCGCCGGATCACTAAGCCCTACTTTCGTACCTGCTCGACCTGTCTGTCTCGCAGTTAAGCCACCTTATGCCTTTGCACTCGACGCACGGTTTCCAACCGTACTGAGGTGACCTTTGGACGCCTCCGTTACCTTTTAGGAGGCGACCGCCCCAGTCAAACTGTCCGACTGCCATTGTCCCAAACCCGGATCACGGGTTCTGGTTAGAGACCCAATACTGTCAGAGTGGTATCCCAACGGCGACTCCATAGCAACTGACGCCACTACTTCAAAGTCTCCCACCTATCCTGTACAGACAATATCGAATCCCAGTAACAATCTACAGTGAAGCTCCATGGGGTCTTTTCGTCTAGTCGCGGGTAACTTGCATCTTCACAAGTACTACAATTTCACCGGGTACGTTGTCGAGACAGTGCCCAACTCATTACGCCATTCGTGCGGGTCAGAACTTACCTGACAAGGAATTTCGCTACCTTAGGACCGTTATAGTTACGGCCGCCGTTTACTGGGGCTTAAGTTCACTGCTTCGATTGCTCTAACAGATTCCCGTGACCTTCCAGCACCGGGCAGGCGTCAGCCCCCATACTTCATCTTACGATTTAGCGGAGACCTGTGTTTTTGGTAAACAGTTGATTGGGCCTATTCTCTGCGGCCTGGATTGCTCCGAGGCTCCCCTTATTGCGAACTTACGGGGTTAATTTGCCGAGTTCCTTAACAACGCTTCTCCCGCTCGTCTTAGGATTCTCTCCTCATCCACCTGTGTCGGTTTGCGGTACGGGTACCTCTACTCTCGATAGCAGCTTTTCTCGTCAGTGTGAAATCATCGACTTCGGTACTTATTTTCCCTCCTCATCGTGCCCCAGAAACAAGTGGCGTACTTTACTACCACTCTATCCTCAACACTTGAACACACATTTCCTGCAGTGTGCTTCGACTATCCTTCTGCGTCCCTGCCTCTCTGATAACGAGTATCGGCAGTACAGGAATATCAACCTGTTGTCCATCGGCTACGCTTGTCAGCCTCGTCTTAGGTCCCGACTAACCCTGGGAGGACGACCCTTCCCCAGGAAACCTTGGATTTTCGACGGACAAGATTCTCACTTGTCTCTCGTTACTTATTCCGACATTCTCACTACTGATACATCCACACGTCCTTTCGATCGTGCTTCAACTGCCTACAGTAAGCTCCTCTACCATCCTTTTCAGGATCCGCAGCTTCGGTACATAGTTTTAGCCCCGGTTATCTTCGGCGCAGACTCACTCGACTAGTGAGCTATTACGCACTCTTTAAATGAGTGGCTGCTTCTAAGCCAACATCCTAGCTGTCTTAGCAAATCCACATCCTTTTCCACTTAACTATGATTTTGGGACCTTAGCTGGCGATCTGGGCTGTTTCCCTTTTGACAACGGCACTTATCTGTCGCTGTCTGACTCCCGTACTTAAATCACGCGGCATTCGGAGTTTGATAAGTTTCGGTAACCTGTGTAGGCCCCTAGACAATTCAGTGCTCTACCTCCACGCTACATATACGAGGCTAGCCCTAAAGCTATTTCGAGGAGAACCAGCTATCTCCGAGTTCGATTGGAATTTCTCCGCTATCCACAAGTCATCCGAGCAATTTTCAACTTACACCGGTTCGGTCCTCCAGTGAGTTTTACCTCACCTTCAACCTGCTCATGGATAGGTCACCCGGTTTCGGGTCTATAACAGCAAACTTAACGCCCTATTCAGACTCGGTTTCCCTTCGGCTCCGTACCTTAAGTACTTAACCTCGCTTACTGCCATAACTCGTCGGACCGTTCTACAAAAAGTACGCCGTCGAGCTTTAACGCTCTTCGACTGCTTGTAAACACAGGGTTTCAGGTTCTTTTTCACTCCCCGCCAGGGGTTCTTTTCACCTTTCCTTCACAGTACTTCTTCACTATCGGTCACCAATTCGTATTTAGGCTTGGAGGGTGGTCCCCCCGGCTTCCCACAAGGTTCCTCGTGTCTCGTGGTACTCTGGATACTGTCGCTCTCTTCCTCTTTCGCATACGCGGCTCTTACGCGCTATGGCGGTACCTTTCCATGTACTCTTCTGCTAGATTCCAAGTCACTTATACAGTCCACAACCCCGCAAAACCGAAGTTTCACGGTTTGGCCTCTTCCGCTTTCGCTCGCCACTACTTACGGAATCTCGTTTGATTTCTCTTCCTGGGGCTACTTAGATGTTTCAGTTCACCCCGTCTCCCTCCGTTAACCTATGGATTCAGTTAACGGTATATGAGCATTTACCTCATATGGGTTTCCCCATTCGGAAATCTGCGGGTCAATGGATATTTGCTCCTAACCGCAGC
Protein-coding regions in this window:
- a CDS encoding NAD-dependent deacetylase, with product MSTYEELNKVIQDSEHIVFFGGAGVSTESGIPDFRSKDGLYNNRDVQFERYTPEYLLSIDCLDYEPKVFFEFYRQKLNVEGIEPNAAHKKLAEMEKAGKLDGVITQNIDGLHQKAGSVNVQEVHGSTLRNYCKRCHKKYPADAIFTAEGDIPKCKICGGVIRPDVTLYGESLPTEAWRNAINLVHNADCLIVGGTSLVVNPAASLAMDFRGKHLVIINRDPTPADRMAELVFHESISKVLGSIEL
- a CDS encoding Cupin domain-containing protein; the encoded protein is MLIDLNTMEEQCIPNFKGGEIAYNVKMYTDDTNKVMKGRLVPGASIGYHTHEEDEEIIFILSGHGTVKNDDGECPANPGEAHLCAKGRSHSLINTGNEDLIFYAVVAKV
- a CDS encoding tryptophanyl-tRNA synthetase, translating into MGKIILTGDRPTGRLHLGHYVGSLRRRVELQNSGEFEKIFIMIADAQALTDNFDNPDKIRDNIIEVALDYLSAGLDPEKSNIFIQSEVAELTELSFYYMNLVTLSRLERNPTVKTEIQLRNFETSIPVGFLTYPISQTSDITAFKATTVPVGEDQLPMIEQAREIVRKFNSTYGEVLVEPNALLPNNAVCSRLPGTDGKAKMSKSLGNCIYLSDTPEDVKKKVMSMFTDPNHLRVEDPGSLEGNTVFTYLDAFAKDEHFAEYAPDYKNLDEMKEHYQRGGLGDVKVKRLLINVLEEELAPIRARRAEYQKDIPAVYEILKKGTEVARAEAAQTLKEVKAAMRINYFEDSELIASQQKRFNG
- a CDS encoding Peptidoglycan/xylan/chitin deacetylase, PgdA/CDA1 family, with product MTMENSGKFKYRLLVFFSAVILAAGLSLFFYKGGFINADGLGNNNQTPVTDGFVDELYTSIAGEVPDTDKVTNIKTALAAGEITGIEAAHRIVFSSEGFYANREDSQYIESMKAAAGYDLTSVSGFPTFLFMGRLDDVTREDVFEWFVGTHGFEALCDRYEVTKGEYGDGRFYDPDAPMIALTFDDGPSEYTDTILDCLEQYGQRATFFVVGYNAVEYPDQIARADYIGCEIGNHTQGHANLTTLDRMGVAGQLASVDKLVELYTGHPTTVIRPPYGAFNDTTRAVANVPLVLWNIDTQDWETRDTQSTIDNILNDVYDGDIVLMHDIYESTAEAMLTVIPELTNQGYQLVTMSEIAETRGGMEPGGAYYRFRPLDEI